CATTTATACAATCGGGGGCTTAAAAATAGAGTGGGGCCGGTCAATGGTTTTGGGCTCGGGTAACAGCGGGAAATCCTTTTTATCTAAGTCAAAAGTTGCAGGAGACAATGTAAAAGCATGTTGACCCAAACAATAAAAATTATTAAAGGAATCTATCTTATTCTCCGGGGCATTTCCTCGTTTTTTATCCTCCTGCCGGATTTTCTTTTCCATTTGACACTTGCCATTGCAATGCATGGAAATATTTGCTTTGTTTACACATTGGGCAATATACTTGGACGTATTCAGGTAATAATCGCTTACAATAATAACATTGTTGAAGGATTGCATAACGAATACAAACAACATTACTATTGCTCCCAACCAATTATATGTATTTACTTTTCTCAAAACCTGTGCAAAGCTAATTCTAAAATCTCAATGTATTTGGCAGAAGTTGGTACCTTAACATAAAATGCTACGCAACTTTAAGGTGAAACTTACAATATTTTAGATGATCATTTATCTGTTAATCATCGGCATTATTTACCAAATATTGCAGCAATAAGACATCATTATAAGCAGGGCAGTAATAATAATATAGTAAAGCACCCATTTTGTAAGATATCTTTTTGAAGAAGTCGGGAAAATAAGATGCAATATTTCCAATTACAAAAGGAAAGTCATTTTCTTCAATCTTATTTTGAACTTCTTCCTGAGAGGGCAGGTTCTGTATACTTAGTTTTTCTCCCAAACCATTTAAGGCATTGGCCACAATTATTTTTTCAAAAATATTTTTTGAATGATTAAATATAAATTGTCCCTCTTTAATCAGATTTGGTTTTAAAACTTCTAATGCCGGAATCTTTTTCACCTGCATCAATCTTGAAAAATGATATAATAAAATTGCTGTTTTTCCATAATTGGGTGCAATATCTAAAGGTTTGTTTATATAATCTTTATTTTTTATTGATTGTACGATGAGTTGCAAAGAAGCAGAATCCACCTTTGTCCAAGGTAAATTATAAGTCTGTACAAAAGTTAAGATATTTGTTAATACAGCTACATCAAAACTCACATGAAACTTCTTACCGAACCAAGTAGAATAAGCATAGTATTTCCTATATTTTTTATCTACAGAATTAATTTTCCCATTAGGCCGATGAATATAATGCTGCATTATCAGATGTAATTTTTCCAAAGAGTCATCAGGCCAGGCCAATTGCTTAAGGGATGTGTCATCCAAGTCATCGGGAACACTACCATCATTTTTTATCAACGGAATCCACCAAGAAATAGGAAAGCGATAAACAGAATCCCTTAACCAAAAGTTATAACTCCCTCTTTCCACATTTTTAAACCGATGATAAATTAGAAGCGATCGAGCTAACAGGGTATCTACCAAAACTTGTTGCCGGGCATTTAAGTTTGGTCTTATTTTCTTTAAAGTGGCATCAATAACAATATTATAAAAGATATTGATGTCCCCACGTTTTGTTTTAAATTTCTGGTGACTGCTAATATAAGCAGGATAGCTACCAGTTAAGAAAAATGGATCATTTTTCGTTTGTAATTGTTCTATTCTGTTTAGTAGAAAGCTTATATCAATTTTTGAACCTTGCGCATTGGCTATTAGCAATACAATGCAACCTAGTATTGCTAGGGTTATTTTTTTTATCATTGATGCAGTTTAGACGTATAATATGAGATCCCTAATTAAAAAATAGTTTAACCCACATTGCAGGCTAACAAATGTTATCATGTTAAAAAGGTCGTTGATTTAGTTAAATATTAATTATATAATTATTTCAATAATTCGTAAATATATTATTATCAATATGTATAAAATTGAAAATCCGTTGTAGTCCCACAGGGTTCAGTGTATTTTTAGTGCTGGGTAGCCTATCTTCGTATGGATGTTTTTAAAGATCGCTTATAAACGAATAAGAGCAACCGGAGAGGAAGAAAAAACTTACCGGTTAGTGGAGAGCTATCGTTATATGGACCGTGTTCGTCATGAAATAATTTTACATCTGGGAAAGCTGGAAGAATTAGAAACACCTGAGCAAAAAAGGGACATGGCTATACGTATCAATACGCTGATGCGACAGTATCATCGTAAGGAGCTTGATTTGTTTAAGCATGAAGATCCACAAGTAGAAATATTAGCCCAGAAATTTTTCAAAGAGATCCTTGAAAAGCAGCGTGTAGACACAGCTTCAGGCAAGTCTCGTCTGGTCATAGACGAGCACAGTGTCAAAAACAAGGATGTTCGGGAAGTAGGCACAGAATGGCTGTGTAAGCAGGCCTTGGATCAGCTAGGGCTTTGCTCTTTCTTACAACATCAAGGGTGGGAGGAAGAAAAAATACAATTGGCTTATACACATATCATCAGCCGGTGCGCTTATCCTGCATCCGAACTGAGGACCAGCGAATGGATCCGGCAGAACTCCTCCATTTGCGAGGTCACAGGTTATCCCATAAGTAAAGTCACCAAGGATAAGCTATACCACATTACCAAGGAGCTTTACAACATTAAAGAAGCCCTGGAAAAGCACCTAAGTTATCGCACCAGTGAGCTTTTTGATCTGGAGGATGAAATCATCCTTTATGACCTAACGAACACGTATTATGAGGGCGCCATGCGCAGTAGCCAATTGGCTAAATTTGGGCGTAGTAAAGAAAAGCGCAGTGATGCCAAATTGGTGGTATTGGCATTGGTCGTGAACCTGGAAGGTTTCGTCAAATACTCTCAGATCTTTGAAGGCAATATGGCAGATAGCACCAGCCTGCAGAAGTTAATAGAGGACTTATCCCTCAGGACGTCTTCTGCGCAGCGAAAACCCACGATCGTCATGGACGCCGGGATCGCTACTCAAAAGAACCTGGAACTTCTTAAGAGCAAAAAGTTTGAATATATGTGCGTAGCAAGATCTAGCCTGAATAAATACACTATAGATACAGATAGTGATCCTGTTAAGATAGCGGACAAAAAAGGCCAACCCTTGACCCTGCAAAAAGTAAAAGTAGAGGGCAATACGGACACCTGGCTTCTTGTACATAGTGAAGCAAAGGCAGTGAAGGAATCCGGCATGAACAGTCGTTTCAGTCAGCGCTATGAACAAGGCCTGGAAAATATAAGGGCTAGCCTGACAAAGAAAAGTGGTGTCAAGAAACAGGAAAAGGTCAGTGAGCGGATAGGGCGGCTTAAAGCCAAATATCCAAGCATGAATAGATATTACGATATCCAACTAGCTATTGACGAAAATGGTATCGTAACGGAACTTACCTGGCAACAAAAGCCTGTGGAGAAAAAAGAGGGCCATTACCTGTTACGAACAACGCTTGATGAAAAACAGGAAGCCACGCAGTGGGCAGTGTATAATGCTATAAGGAACATTGAAGGCTCATTTCGTTGTTTGAAAAACGATCTGGATCTAAGACCCATCTTTCATAAAACAGATGAAGCCTCTATGGCACACCTGCATCTGGGTATCTTGGCTTACTGGACCGTTAATACACTCAGATATCAGCTTAAAGCGAAAGGCATCCAAAATGAATGGACCGACATCAGAAGAATTATGGATACCCAAAAACTGGTGACCACTACCATGGTCGATCAGTATGATCAGTTGATTACCATACGCCAATGTAGTGAACCGGAGGCTAAGGTTATGGAGATTTATACCGCATTAAATTACAAGCTCCAACCGTTCACTCGCAAAAAATCTGTAGTCCCACTTTCTGAAAATCAAAAAATTGAAACGCCTGCTACTAGGGCTAAACGATCGGGTTAAGTTGCAATGTGGGTTAATAAGTCTGTTCATCAAAAGCAATCTGAATTTTCTCCATTTTTTTCTTATTTGTGATAAATCGGCTTCGCCATGCAACTATGGCTGATAATAATGTCATAAAGATTAATAAAGATAGGGCTTTAGAAAGATTGGTTTTTTCTGCGATAAAACCAATAACGGATGGGCCTGTAAGAAAGCCGATCAATCCTCCTGTGGTCACCATTGCAAATCCTTCTACAGTACTTATACCCGGAATATGCGCCGAAGCTCTAAACAACACCGGTACAATACAACAACAACCTAGTCCAATCAAAATATACCCTGCAATAACAATCGGTATTAACCAAGCAGTCACAACAGTTAAGAATCCTGTCGCAGCAATCAGACAACCGGTAATGACCACTTTTTTGCTGCCAAACCGACCGACTAAACTATCACCATTGAGTCGCCCAAAAGTCATAGCAAAAGAAAATCCTGCATAACCTAAACTTATCATTGCCTTTGGCGCATGCATTGTTTCTTTCAAATAAATAGCACTCCAATCGGCAACGCAGCCTTCAGCCATATAACTTACTAAACAAATAAATGCAATCCCCAATATCCCTAAAGAAGGTAACTTAAAAGATGATC
The Arachidicoccus soli DNA segment above includes these coding regions:
- a CDS encoding IS1634 family transposase, translating into MDRVRHEIILHLGKLEELETPEQKRDMAIRINTLMRQYHRKELDLFKHEDPQVEILAQKFFKEILEKQRVDTASGKSRLVIDEHSVKNKDVREVGTEWLCKQALDQLGLCSFLQHQGWEEEKIQLAYTHIISRCAYPASELRTSEWIRQNSSICEVTGYPISKVTKDKLYHITKELYNIKEALEKHLSYRTSELFDLEDEIILYDLTNTYYEGAMRSSQLAKFGRSKEKRSDAKLVVLALVVNLEGFVKYSQIFEGNMADSTSLQKLIEDLSLRTSSAQRKPTIVMDAGIATQKNLELLKSKKFEYMCVARSSLNKYTIDTDSDPVKIADKKGQPLTLQKVKVEGNTDTWLLVHSEAKAVKESGMNSRFSQRYEQGLENIRASLTKKSGVKKQEKVSERIGRLKAKYPSMNRYYDIQLAIDENGIVTELTWQQKPVEKKEGHYLLRTTLDEKQEATQWAVYNAIRNIEGSFRCLKNDLDLRPIFHKTDEASMAHLHLGILAYWTVNTLRYQLKAKGIQNEWTDIRRIMDTQKLVTTTMVDQYDQLITIRQCSEPEAKVMEIYTALNYKLQPFTRKKSVVPLSENQKIETPATRAKRSG
- a CDS encoding MFS transporter, encoding MFKNISSFIRIKPALAVAFLYATSSLLFGTWVASIPGIKERFGFSDGSLGLSLLLSPLGAVTAMLLSTRIFSKVQVGKWMFYGYLCQCTVMIFQINSLNRIMFWGCLYCYGFNSFLNGVSINATVNNMEKKYNRLMMSTCHSMYSLGGGVSAILAAFWFSIHVPSGWQIVIIVAAIVTVNYANRNYLLGNKEIIHSRSSFKLPSLGILGIAFICLVSYMAEGCVADWSAIYLKETMHAPKAMISLGYAGFSFAMTFGRLNGDSLVGRFGSKKVVITGCLIAATGFLTVVTAWLIPIVIAGYILIGLGCCCIVPVLFRASAHIPGISTVEGFAMVTTGGLIGFLTGPSVIGFIAEKTNLSKALSLLIFMTLLSAIVAWRSRFITNKKKMEKIQIAFDEQTY